The DNA segment ATATATCAACGAGATTTCTATATTTTAGTTAAACTACTACAATATCAAGGTATTTATCTCTTAAATGTCGTTTGGCGGGAAAAAATTCAGATCTAGGAGACAGCAGCTCGCTTATGAAGCATCCATAGCGGGGCGATATAAGAAAGCATTGAGTAAGCACcctttcttgttttttggCTTGCCATTTTGCGCAACAATAGTATTAGGTTCATTTTGGTTGTCCAACTTTACAGCTATCAAGTATGAGCAAGGCGATCGTAAGGTTCAGGAAATTAATGAAGAGgacattttgaaaatgagaaaaaatcaaagagaaTTCGACATAAAAGAGGAGTACTACCGTTTGCAAGGTCTTTCTGAAGAGGATTGGGAACCTGTACGCGTAGCTAGGTTAAAGGATGAATCGGAAAATGTATGGTAATTGTTAAAACTGAAACCTTTTAACATTTCTCTGCTTTTAAACCTTTTCACGGGGAACAATATATATGCATTGATTATTGTGGAAGATAACTAAAACGATATCTAAGAACTGCTTGTGAATACTTTTACTCGTTGAAAACGTCTTATCTATGAAATTTATATAAAGATGAGACATTAAATTTATTGGTCTTGTTtcataaaaatatataccaTTCGGTTATATGAAGCTAGTTTGTTACATTCATATTCAAAGTTTTTAAAACAAATATCCCCATTAGTGCAGTAAAAATATAGCAAGCAATGGATAGAGGTTTCTTTAGAAAAGAGTTTTTAGAGTAGTCGTACTTGATCAAGACCTGGCCATTAGCAACTTGGGTGATCAAGTTTTTGTATTGGAAAGTTAGTTTAACATGTCCCTTATTTAGGTCAAAATAAGATTTTTGGGTTTCTATGGAAACATTTGTAAAGGGGACAGGAGAATCAATATCGAAAATCTTTGCTCCCTCTGGAAGAAATACCGATAACTCAACATTATCGTATACAGTATCCGGCGGACCATTGAGTATTGGGATAGACGCAATGTATTTCTCTTCTGAGCTAGAGGATACATGCAAGAAATCGGACAACTGATTAGTCCAACCAACGGTGAAGTTATAGTTCCAACCTCCAAATATTGGGAATCTTGGTCTTATGAAGAAATGGTCACGTTCTGCGTGCGAGGTGGAAACAAGCCCAACCAGATCTGTAAAATAATGGTCAGTGGCTCCCTCGGGTAGTAACATGTCTAAGACAGTGATAAAATGAGTTTGCCTCATATTCTGACTTTGGATTTGTTTCATTAATTCTAATCTTGAAAATCCTTTGGTTAGTTTAACAGCTCTATTTGTTAATTCGTAGTACTCTTCAAACTGAATTGTAGAGGCCCAGTGAGAAAGCCAGATATCTCTTCTTAGGTTGACAACTTCATTCAATGGGGAATTATGCGAGTAAACAACTgccaaattttcattttcagtaAATCTTGGAATGTCTTCCCAAGGTCCAAACTCAAAAGAACTGCCGCTAACTTTTCCCAGTAAATCTGCATCATTTGGAGGATGAAATTCCTCAAATGAAGAGCTGCCTATCAATGTAAGTGAGGCTTTTCTGGTATCATATGCAGAAAGTGGTAATCTGTTCGTTGTCCATAATAGATGTTGTTCCTCTGACATCCCAACATGCTCAGGATAAGGAATACCGACAGTATTAAAGAAACTTTTAATCACAAAGGATACTTCTTCCTGTGGGGAAATGGCAGTTGGAAACTCAATGACCCCGTATCTAATGTCATTCTTACCTTCAACATCAGTTGCAGTAGTTGAATTGGTAAGCAACTGactattcaaaaagatattTTGATCGCTCAAGAAAGcagagaaaaaggaaatctTATCAAAAATGTCACTTTCAAAGGCAGCAAAGTATTCAGTTTCAGGCTCAGTTGCTATGTTTCTGATGGTTATTTCAACTGTTTCCAAAATATAAGCGTTGGAGACGTCAACTGTTCTCCTATAATCAACGTTTTCCCAAGTTGCAGGTGGTTCGTGTTGTGCAGCCAAAGACAcgttggaaaaaaataggaACAATCCCACTATCCAAGAAAACCAAGTACCATTCATTTTTCAGCACCAGCGGTTTATACTATGTATCTGATTCTGAGATAGAAAAACCAATTGGTTGCCTGTTGATGAAGATTCTCACATCCTAAGTATCGATTTTTACTGTGCTCAGCTTGCTTCTCTAAATCTTCCAGGAAAAAAGCACTACGCGTATGCTTACCCTGTTTGTGAAGAAGGGACGCAATAGTATTCTATGGGCAATTGAAGACAGCCTCATGTACAAGATATGAGCGCCAGACTTTAGTCAAATTATCTATCATAGAGTACTTAGCTGGCCTGAAGAGCGTCATGTCAGTTCATATAACATGGCCCTTTCCAATTATTTGCCGTCTCTGCTCTACtaattgatttcttctcGATTTTGTCATCTTCGTTTTCCACACGCAACGGGATTCAATTCGGTGGcaaaaagggaaaaagaaCTGAAATATAATGTTACACCAGACTTAATAAGTAGCAATACCAGTACGGATAGACTACAAACTGCATTTTTAGAGAATACAAATAGCGATCCAAGATGAATGGAATACAGGTAGACATTAATCGTTTGAAAAAAGGTGAAGTCAGTTTGGGTACCTCaatgtatgtatataagggttttttcttccatcttTATCATTTCTTAAAAACAATGAGGCAACTCTTAAATTCGGTTCAATTACTAACTAGCAGGTTCTCATACAACCATAATACAATAGTATGGCTGTGACATTTAAGGACGGTGTGATACTAGGTGCTGATTCACGTACTACCACTGGTGCGTATATTGCTAACCGTGTGACAGACAAATTAACCAGGGTGCATGATAAAATTTGGTGTTGCAGATCCGGATCTGCAGCAGATACGCAAGCAATTGCTGACATTGTTCAATATCATTTAGAATTATATACCTCTCAATATGGTACCCCCTCCACAGAGACTGCGGCCTCCGTATTCAAAGAACTATGCTATGAGAATAAGGATAACCTGACTGCCGGTATAATCGTGGCTGGATATGAtgacaaaaataaaggagAAGTATACACCATTCCAATAGGTGGTTCAGTACATAAACTACCTTATGCGATAGCAGGCTCCGGATCCACTTTTATATATGGGTATTgtgataaaaattttagaGATAATATGTCAAAAGAGGAAAC comes from the Saccharomyces mikatae IFO 1815 strain IFO1815 genome assembly, chromosome: 10 genome and includes:
- the COX16 gene encoding Cox16p (similar to Saccharomyces cerevisiae COX16 (YJL003W); ancestral locus Anc_5.212), with the translated sequence MSFGGKKFRSRRQQLAYEASIAGRYKKALSKHPFLFFGLPFCATIVLGSFWLSNFTAIKYEQGDRKVQEINEEDILKMRKNQREFDIKEEYYRLQGLSEEDWEPVRVARLKDESENVW
- the OST1 gene encoding dolichyl-diphosphooligosaccharide--protein glycotransferase subunit OST1 (similar to Saccharomyces cerevisiae OST1 (YJL002C); ancestral locus Anc_5.214) produces the protein MNGTWFSWIVGLFLFFSNVSLAAQHEPPATWENVDYRRTVDVSNAYILETVEITIRNIATEPETEYFAAFESDIFDKISFFSAFLSDQNIFLNSQLLTNSTTATDVEGKNDIRYGVIEFPTAISPQEEVSFVIKSFFNTVGIPYPEHVGMSEEQHLLWTTNRLPLSAYDTRKASLTLIGSSSFEEFHPPNDADLLGKVSGSSFEFGPWEDIPRFTENENLAVVYSHNSPLNEVVNLRRDIWLSHWASTIQFEEYYELTNRAVKLTKGFSRLELMKQIQSQNMRQTHFITVLDMLLPEGATDHYFTDLVGLVSTSHAERDHFFIRPRFPIFGGWNYNFTVGWTNQLSDFLHVSSSSEEKYIASIPILNGPPDTVYDNVELSVFLPEGAKIFDIDSPVPFTNVSIETQKSYFDLNKGHVKLTFQYKNLITQVANGQVLIKYDYSKNSFLKKPLSIACYIFTALMGIFVLKTLNMNVTN
- the PRE3 gene encoding proteasome core particle subunit beta 1 (similar to Saccharomyces cerevisiae PRE3 (YJL001W); ancestral locus Anc_5.216), which gives rise to MNGIQVDINRLKKGEVSLGTSIMAVTFKDGVILGADSRTTTGAYIANRVTDKLTRVHDKIWCCRSGSAADTQAIADIVQYHLELYTSQYGTPSTETAASVFKELCYENKDNLTAGIIVAGYDDKNKGEVYTIPIGGSVHKLPYAIAGSGSTFIYGYCDKNFRDNMSKEETVNFIKHSLSQAIKWDGSSGGVIRMVVLTAAGVERLVFYPDEYEQLQ